One Cryomorphaceae bacterium 1068 DNA window includes the following coding sequences:
- a CDS encoding gliding motility-associated C-terminal domain-containing protein, translating into MKRILFVLVVMLFSLLANATHNRAGEITYRHVSGNTYEFTVYTYTKTSAPADRPWLPIVWGDGSPADSLERIQINSFPDRDSQENVYIKQHTFPGSGEYDICITDPNRNGGILNIDNGNSLFVVFAIQTQLRISAAFAANNSVRFTNLPLQDACKFQPWVYNPGAVDTDGDSLSFKLVPSMGAGCEPFELGFFVYPDEIDAIAGSPDPTNNISIDPLTGTIVWESPQRNGEYNIAFIVEEWRNGVRLGQVMRDMQIVVDDCANLPPEIGFIPDTCIEAGQNLSFEITATDPEGSNLEIAAFGLPFEVENEATLDQDGMMPPVQAEFSWDTECQNVRLQPYQVTFQVTDNGPGVPLVDITTMNITVVAPAPENLQAEALGSSIQLNWEPSPCSEAIGYKIYRRVGSFGFEPGQCETGVPEYTGFTLIDTTLGLNSTSFLDDDEVLFGRQNCYMVVACFPDGAESYASNEACAEIIFGIPIIKKNSVGVTAIAGVDTVSWRNPIDLDLDVFPGPYQYRLLRSAGYEMAEDVIFESPIESNLDDLQTSFTPPPFTNTVDTANTYRVELYSNGEFAARSNLASSIFLTLIPNDNQIEVTWREENPWLNFEYDIYRRADGEADFELLATIDTVGYLDLNLRNNREYCYYLVAKGSYFADLENDTLINFSQRTCSAPYDRNPPCPPELFGDADCVDLFVDLEWTNPNVECEDTDDVTGYNVYYSATEGGNLELLESFQGEFSTTLFRDLVQENSISGCYAITALDSLSEWPDGSFIQNESEFSNIVCFDNCPEYAFPNVFTPNGDGRNDLLIPFPIRAIDSVEFSVFNRWGGIVFESTDPQILWNGENIQGDGVVTDGTYFYVCRVFTQRLTGIEPIDLSGYITIFAEKGNTLD; encoded by the coding sequence TTGAAAAGAATTCTTTTTGTACTCGTTGTCATGCTGTTTTCGCTCCTTGCGAATGCAACCCATAATAGGGCAGGGGAGATTACATACAGACATGTTTCAGGAAATACTTACGAGTTTACAGTTTACACTTACACGAAAACCTCTGCACCTGCAGACAGGCCTTGGTTGCCAATTGTGTGGGGTGATGGAAGTCCTGCTGATAGCTTGGAGCGAATACAAATCAATTCATTTCCGGACAGGGACTCGCAAGAGAATGTTTATATCAAGCAGCACACTTTTCCAGGCTCGGGAGAATATGATATTTGCATAACTGACCCGAATAGAAACGGGGGTATCCTCAATATCGATAATGGAAATTCCCTTTTTGTTGTTTTTGCTATCCAAACACAGCTGAGAATATCAGCAGCCTTCGCGGCCAATAATTCCGTTCGATTCACTAACCTCCCTCTTCAAGACGCCTGTAAGTTTCAGCCTTGGGTGTATAATCCCGGGGCAGTTGATACAGATGGCGACAGTTTGTCATTCAAATTGGTTCCAAGTATGGGTGCGGGTTGTGAACCATTTGAATTAGGTTTTTTTGTTTATCCGGACGAGATAGACGCAATAGCCGGGTCTCCGGATCCTACCAACAACATTAGTATTGATCCTCTAACAGGAACGATTGTTTGGGAATCACCGCAGCGAAACGGAGAGTACAATATTGCTTTCATAGTAGAAGAATGGAGAAACGGTGTGAGGTTAGGACAGGTAATGCGCGATATGCAGATAGTCGTTGACGACTGTGCCAATCTTCCTCCCGAGATTGGCTTCATACCTGATACCTGCATAGAGGCCGGTCAAAACCTGAGTTTTGAAATTACAGCCACTGATCCGGAAGGTTCTAATTTGGAGATAGCTGCTTTCGGGCTGCCGTTTGAAGTCGAAAATGAGGCGACGCTTGACCAAGATGGGATGATGCCTCCTGTGCAAGCAGAGTTCTCTTGGGACACGGAGTGTCAAAATGTGCGGTTGCAGCCATATCAAGTGACCTTTCAGGTGACTGATAATGGTCCGGGTGTGCCTCTTGTAGATATCACAACAATGAATATTACCGTGGTGGCGCCTGCTCCTGAAAACCTGCAAGCGGAAGCCTTGGGTAGTTCCATACAGCTCAATTGGGAGCCATCGCCCTGCAGCGAGGCGATCGGATACAAGATTTATCGACGCGTTGGTTCTTTTGGCTTTGAGCCCGGTCAATGTGAAACAGGTGTTCCTGAATACACCGGGTTCACTTTGATTGATACTACGTTAGGTCTAAACAGCACCTCTTTTTTAGACGATGACGAAGTCCTTTTTGGTAGACAGAATTGCTACATGGTCGTGGCTTGTTTTCCCGATGGCGCAGAGAGTTATGCCAGCAATGAAGCTTGTGCGGAGATTATTTTTGGAATCCCGATCATTAAGAAAAATAGTGTGGGTGTCACTGCTATTGCAGGGGTTGATACTGTAAGTTGGAGAAATCCTATTGATCTGGATCTCGATGTTTTTCCAGGGCCATATCAATACAGGTTGTTACGCTCGGCAGGATATGAAATGGCTGAAGATGTGATTTTTGAATCGCCCATTGAAAGTAATTTGGACGATTTGCAAACGAGTTTTACCCCTCCTCCTTTTACCAATACCGTCGATACCGCAAATACTTACAGAGTGGAGTTGTATAGCAATGGTGAATTTGCAGCTCGCTCAAATTTGGCTTCGAGTATTTTTCTAACGCTGATTCCGAATGACAATCAAATTGAAGTCACGTGGCGCGAAGAAAACCCTTGGCTCAATTTTGAATATGATATCTACAGAAGAGCCGATGGTGAGGCCGATTTTGAACTTCTCGCTACCATCGATACAGTGGGGTATTTGGACCTGAATTTGCGCAACAATCGTGAGTATTGTTACTACTTGGTGGCGAAAGGGTCTTATTTTGCAGATTTGGAGAATGACACATTGATCAATTTTTCTCAAAGGACTTGCTCCGCACCTTATGATCGGAATCCACCCTGTCCACCTGAGCTTTTCGGTGATGCTGATTGTGTTGATCTCTTTGTGGATTTGGAGTGGACCAATCCGAATGTAGAATGCGAGGATACGGACGATGTAACTGGGTATAACGTCTATTACTCAGCTACTGAAGGGGGGAATCTTGAACTACTGGAATCCTTCCAAGGTGAATTTTCGACGACACTTTTCAGAGACTTGGTTCAAGAGAATTCAATTTCGGGCTGCTATGCCATCACCGCATTAGACTCATTATCTGAATGGCCTGACGGGAGCTTTATTCAAAATGAAAGTGAGTTTAGCAATATCGTTTGCTTTGATAATTGTCCTGAATATGCTTTTCCGAATGTATTCACTCCAAACGGCGATGGGAGAAACGATCTTCTAATCCCTTTCCCGATAAGGGCTATAGATTCGGTAGAGTTTTCCGTATTCAACCGTTGGGGTGGTATAGTCTTCGAATCTACTGATCCGCAAATTCTTTGGAATGGTGAAAACATTCAGGGCGATGGGGTGGTTACTGACGGTACTTACTTCTATGTTTGTCGGGTATTTACCCAAAGACTCACAGGTATAGAACCGATTGATCTTTCCGGCTACATTACCATCTTTGCCGAGAAAGGAAACACCCTAGATTAA
- the rpmF gene encoding 50S ribosomal protein L32 → MAHPKRKISKTRRDKRRTHYKTSAPTLAVDKTTGEAHVYHRAHWYEGKLYYKGQVVMEKAEA, encoded by the coding sequence ATGGCACATCCTAAACGGAAAATCTCCAAAACGAGAAGAGACAAGCGCAGAACTCACTACAAAACATCTGCCCCAACTTTGGCGGTTGATAAGACCACAGGTGAAGCTCACGTTTATCACCGCGCTCACTGGTACGAAGGCAAATTGTACTACAAGGGCCAAGTAGTTATGGAGAAAGCGGAAGCTTAA
- a CDS encoding riboflavin synthase: MFTGIIETMGAVRSIAQEGQNIHFTIKSNVSDDLKIDQSIAHDGVCLTVVDLSESAHVVTAIAETLRKTSLGNWKVGTQINLERCMPMTGRFDGHIVQGHVDTTGKVTEIYEEDGSWRFFFEHEESIDFMTVSKGSITINGVSLTVVDSSPTGFSVAIIPYTYEHTNFKNFTIGETVNLEFDIIGKYVREMMRREPKTN; this comes from the coding sequence ATGTTCACAGGAATTATCGAAACAATGGGCGCAGTTAGATCAATTGCGCAAGAAGGACAGAATATCCACTTCACAATAAAGTCAAATGTCAGTGACGATCTTAAGATCGATCAAAGTATAGCTCATGATGGCGTCTGCCTGACTGTAGTAGATCTATCTGAGAGCGCTCATGTCGTTACAGCAATAGCTGAGACATTGAGAAAAACAAGTCTTGGTAACTGGAAAGTGGGAACGCAAATTAATCTGGAGAGATGTATGCCGATGACGGGAAGATTTGATGGGCATATTGTTCAAGGCCACGTGGATACCACGGGGAAGGTGACGGAAATTTACGAAGAAGACGGAAGCTGGAGATTCTTTTTTGAACACGAAGAGAGCATTGATTTTATGACCGTTTCGAAAGGCTCCATTACCATCAATGGTGTGAGTCTCACCGTTGTGGATAGCTCACCGACTGGATTTTCGGTGGCTATCATTCCTTATACCTACGAACATACCAATTTCAAAAACTTCACCATTGGAGAAACGGTGAATCTTGAGTTTGACATCATTGGAAAGTACGTCAGAGAGATGATGAGACGCGAGCCAAAAACCAATTAG
- the metF gene encoding methylenetetrahydrofolate reductase [NAD(P)H], producing MKVTDHLKRAKSTVFSFEILPPLKGKGIEDIYRGIDPLMDFKPPFINVTYHREEYIYKKFPNDMLKKVSIRKRPGTVGICAAIINRYDIDAVPHLICGGFTKEETENALIDLHFLGVDNVLALRGDPIKSENNFVAEELGHQYAEELINQIARLNQGNYLHEESENSGKTNFCIGAAGYPEKHYESMSIKTDLKYLKEKVDAGAEYITTQMFFDNQKFFDFEKRCREMGITVPIIPGLKPITSLRHIQFLPKTFFIDFPDDLADQLMDCKTNDQVKKVGVEWAIKQSQGLVEHGVPCLHYYTMGKSEAVKEIASEVF from the coding sequence GTGAAAGTTACTGATCATCTTAAGCGAGCGAAGAGCACCGTATTCTCATTCGAAATATTGCCTCCTCTTAAAGGAAAAGGCATTGAAGACATTTATAGAGGAATAGATCCATTGATGGATTTCAAGCCCCCTTTTATCAATGTAACCTACCACCGCGAGGAGTACATATACAAGAAGTTTCCGAACGATATGCTCAAAAAGGTGAGCATCAGAAAAAGACCCGGAACCGTTGGGATATGTGCTGCAATTATCAATAGATATGATATTGACGCTGTGCCTCATCTGATATGCGGTGGATTCACAAAAGAAGAGACGGAAAACGCATTAATTGACCTTCACTTTCTGGGTGTAGACAACGTTTTGGCTTTGAGGGGAGACCCTATTAAAAGCGAGAATAATTTTGTCGCTGAAGAGCTCGGTCATCAGTATGCTGAAGAACTGATCAATCAGATTGCCCGTTTAAATCAGGGTAATTATCTCCACGAAGAGAGTGAGAACAGCGGAAAGACCAACTTCTGCATAGGTGCAGCCGGTTATCCCGAGAAGCACTATGAGTCGATGAGTATCAAAACTGATTTGAAGTATCTAAAGGAAAAAGTAGATGCCGGTGCCGAATACATCACCACTCAAATGTTTTTTGATAACCAAAAGTTTTTCGACTTTGAAAAGCGCTGCCGCGAGATGGGCATCACGGTTCCCATCATTCCTGGGCTCAAGCCTATTACTTCTTTGCGCCATATTCAGTTCTTGCCAAAGACTTTCTTTATAGACTTCCCTGATGATTTGGCAGATCAGTTGATGGATTGCAAAACAAATGATCAAGTCAAAAAAGTAGGCGTAGAATGGGCTATTAAGCAAAGCCAAGGACTTGTGGAACACGGTGTCCCTTGCCTGCATTACTACACAATGGGAAAATCTGAAGCTGTTAAAGAGATTGCCTCAGAGGTATTCTAA
- a CDS encoding gliding motility-associated C-terminal domain-containing protein has product MKSHSMNVCSKLVLAVLFIFSTAIAVAQEPIPISDEGTIEITNCDNTLIITDSNDGEDGNYLPGEIYQMTICTNTVLGDPIQIAVLPQQNANDTINLWGVDGTSTLTVYEGTGTGGTQLGMFNTVTHPDGFFLQVDVNCITLVWESGEDISFPGFVAQVNCLQELQPFNVSVFIDPPFGLSTDTFPDIGPNENVITFCFGDTLTFTANPSFPLSNAEGSGYEQLAEECTYTWDMGNGDVFEGIGLNTLTYGFPDPGGYFATLTITDVMGQEETYDAYFLMAPRPIFSNIVFGDTLCLGDTTIITGGILFPDTVGVSPSTSAVQPNYNFTDSRYLPDITTANEIYSTTIEIEGYLDDPIIMNPGDFVNVCLNMEHTYLGDLEAWLTCPNGQTAALFQGFGGEGVFPGPGFGGGGTYLGDANDGPEEDEGIGFDYCFADDGPLLTMGEEFAAGNTVPVSTFQAGNAMVAGTYTPEQNFETAFNGCPLNGDWTLNIADNLGADDGYIFEWSMEFGPDFELDTIYYTPDIIDAYWLEDEDIVFNSDTSVTIVPQSPGNNTYTFVAEDSFGCIHDTTFSVYVRPLPVFNSNIACFLIDSLNPNNDPAGGVYEVLETPTQTAELIFSEENEFGFTTINATEYGIYTIEFTENNCGYTDQAEIDFRPVPMIEPFFEDTVLCGGSSIVYEAGPQEANSGNFFINWTQDGNTYNTTDYSTTVSTSGEIILTITGVCGIAADTSNITAIEVNFEGDTICGLIPRFKAVEVVPESVGGSWSADDDGIIFSAPDAIVTEIIAPDFGDYLITYTDVRCPNDAVTRNMKWYQQPDLTILPENPIFCFEDDSLNLTAVLQGEGNGTYFWELTSVNPGVVTPPTDVDFDQFQSFPPPAFEPAQAYIASVATADAFGRCPELGRDTLIFTPLACQYNIPNIITPNGDGLNDLFAIQYIEFFPGASLAVFNRWGQEVFSSSSYDQYQAENQGWDPEDLPGGVYFYELKLPTLDRVESGNVTIITEQGSEQ; this is encoded by the coding sequence ATGAAATCCCACTCAATGAATGTTTGTTCTAAACTAGTACTTGCTGTACTTTTTATTTTTTCAACGGCCATTGCCGTTGCTCAGGAGCCAATCCCTATATCGGATGAAGGAACCATCGAAATTACCAATTGCGATAATACCTTAATAATTACAGATAGTAATGATGGTGAGGACGGTAATTATTTGCCTGGTGAAATCTACCAAATGACGATTTGCACCAATACCGTATTGGGAGATCCAATTCAAATCGCCGTACTTCCGCAGCAAAACGCCAATGACACGATCAATTTGTGGGGGGTAGATGGAACCAGCACACTGACGGTTTATGAAGGAACCGGGACAGGTGGAACTCAATTAGGAATGTTCAACACTGTCACTCATCCTGATGGATTCTTCTTGCAAGTTGATGTGAATTGTATCACTTTGGTATGGGAATCAGGAGAAGATATCTCTTTCCCAGGTTTTGTTGCCCAAGTAAACTGCCTACAGGAATTGCAGCCATTTAATGTTTCTGTTTTTATTGATCCTCCGTTTGGATTATCGACAGATACATTTCCTGATATAGGTCCGAATGAAAATGTCATTACATTCTGTTTTGGTGATACCCTGACTTTTACAGCGAACCCTTCATTTCCTTTATCTAATGCTGAAGGAAGTGGCTACGAGCAGCTCGCCGAAGAATGCACGTACACTTGGGACATGGGTAATGGTGATGTTTTTGAAGGTATTGGACTGAATACTCTTACTTACGGATTTCCTGATCCCGGAGGATATTTTGCTACTCTTACCATTACAGATGTGATGGGTCAAGAAGAGACCTACGATGCCTATTTTTTGATGGCTCCAAGACCAATATTCTCAAATATCGTATTTGGTGACACGCTCTGTTTAGGTGATACTACTATTATCACCGGAGGGATTCTCTTTCCTGACACAGTGGGTGTGAGTCCAAGCACAAGTGCGGTGCAACCGAACTACAACTTTACTGACAGTAGATATCTGCCGGACATCACGACTGCGAATGAGATCTATTCAACAACAATAGAAATTGAAGGGTACTTAGACGATCCCATTATCATGAATCCTGGAGATTTCGTTAATGTCTGTCTCAATATGGAGCATACCTATCTCGGTGACCTGGAAGCTTGGTTGACTTGTCCCAATGGCCAAACAGCTGCGCTATTCCAGGGTTTTGGAGGGGAAGGAGTTTTCCCAGGACCCGGATTCGGCGGAGGTGGAACTTACTTAGGTGACGCCAATGATGGGCCCGAAGAAGATGAAGGTATTGGCTTTGACTATTGTTTTGCAGACGATGGACCATTGCTAACAATGGGAGAAGAATTCGCGGCTGGAAATACAGTCCCTGTTAGTACCTTCCAAGCTGGAAATGCAATGGTGGCAGGAACTTATACTCCTGAGCAAAACTTCGAAACGGCCTTTAATGGCTGTCCGCTAAATGGAGACTGGACACTGAATATTGCAGACAATCTTGGAGCGGATGACGGTTACATCTTCGAATGGAGTATGGAATTTGGCCCTGACTTTGAACTTGACACCATTTATTACACACCCGACATTATTGATGCGTATTGGTTGGAAGATGAGGACATTGTCTTCAACTCGGATACTAGCGTTACTATAGTTCCTCAATCACCTGGAAACAATACTTATACTTTCGTTGCTGAAGATAGCTTTGGCTGCATCCACGATACGACCTTCTCTGTGTACGTGCGCCCACTACCCGTTTTCAATAGCAATATTGCTTGTTTCTTGATTGATTCACTCAATCCAAATAATGACCCTGCGGGAGGAGTATACGAAGTTCTCGAAACACCAACTCAAACGGCTGAGCTCATCTTCTCTGAAGAAAACGAATTTGGATTTACCACGATTAATGCGACTGAATACGGGATTTACACAATAGAATTCACAGAAAATAATTGTGGATATACTGATCAAGCCGAAATTGACTTCAGACCTGTTCCGATGATAGAACCGTTCTTCGAAGATACCGTTCTTTGTGGCGGATCCAGCATTGTTTACGAGGCAGGACCACAGGAGGCAAATTCGGGGAACTTCTTCATCAATTGGACACAGGACGGAAATACGTACAACACGACCGACTACAGCACCACCGTTAGCACATCAGGAGAAATCATACTGACAATTACCGGCGTCTGTGGAATTGCAGCAGACACTTCTAACATAACTGCTATTGAAGTAAACTTCGAGGGTGATACGATTTGCGGACTAATTCCGCGATTCAAAGCCGTAGAGGTCGTTCCTGAAAGTGTTGGAGGTTCGTGGTCTGCCGACGATGACGGAATTATTTTTTCTGCTCCTGATGCCATCGTTACCGAAATTATCGCTCCTGACTTCGGAGACTACCTCATTACATATACTGATGTAAGGTGTCCGAATGATGCCGTAACCCGAAATATGAAGTGGTATCAGCAACCGGACTTGACTATTCTACCTGAGAACCCCATTTTTTGTTTTGAAGATGATTCTCTCAATCTAACTGCGGTGTTGCAAGGAGAAGGCAATGGAACGTACTTCTGGGAACTCACTTCAGTGAACCCGGGAGTTGTAACTCCTCCTACTGACGTTGACTTTGATCAATTCCAAAGCTTTCCGCCACCGGCGTTTGAGCCGGCACAAGCTTATATAGCTTCTGTAGCTACTGCTGATGCATTTGGCCGATGCCCTGAATTAGGCAGAGACACCTTGATTTTTACGCCCCTGGCCTGCCAATACAACATTCCTAACATCATTACTCCAAACGGTGACGGTTTGAATGATTTGTTCGCCATTCAATACATCGAGTTTTTCCCTGGCGCATCATTGGCTGTGTTCAATCGTTGGGGTCAAGAGGTGTTCTCAAGTTCTTCGTATGATCAGTATCAAGCTGAAAATCAAGGGTGGGACCCTGAAGATCTTCCGGGAGGGGTTTATTTCTATGAATTGAAGCTACCAACTCTCGACAGGGTTGAATCAGGAAATGTCACCATAATTACTGAGCAAGGCAGCGAACAATAA
- the pdxA gene encoding 4-hydroxythreonine-4-phosphate dehydrogenase PdxA, producing the protein MSTEKIRVGITLGDMNGIGPEIILKTVSDNRLAQDLTIVVYGSNRVLNTYKKELEIEQFSFHGIKDAADAIPKKVNLVSLTKQELPVSPGEVTEIAGKLAFMSLEAAVKDLAGNKLDVLITSPINKKNIQQKGFDFPGHTEYLAKYSNVDQALMLMCSENLRVGVVTGHIPLKEVSEKVTKEQIVAKLLAMDKSLRVDFTLQKPKIAVLGLNPHAGDNGLLGMEEKDVITPAINEANEQGVFAFGPYPADGFFAGSSFKKFDAVLAMYHDQGLIPFKSIAGEYGVNYTAGLPIVRTSPSHGTAYDIAGKGVASEQSFRQAIYMACDIYRNRTENRQLAANALEVSKKE; encoded by the coding sequence ATGAGTACTGAAAAAATACGCGTAGGTATTACGCTCGGAGATATGAACGGGATCGGTCCCGAAATTATCCTGAAGACAGTATCTGACAATAGACTTGCACAAGATTTAACTATAGTAGTTTATGGTTCAAATCGAGTGCTCAATACCTATAAAAAAGAATTGGAAATAGAGCAGTTTTCCTTTCACGGAATTAAAGATGCTGCGGATGCCATTCCCAAAAAAGTGAATCTCGTTTCTCTTACAAAACAAGAGCTACCTGTCTCTCCGGGCGAAGTGACGGAAATAGCAGGTAAGCTTGCATTCATGTCCTTGGAAGCTGCGGTAAAAGATCTGGCGGGAAATAAACTGGATGTTTTGATCACATCTCCCATCAACAAGAAGAATATTCAGCAAAAGGGGTTTGACTTTCCCGGTCACACAGAATACTTAGCCAAATACAGCAATGTAGACCAAGCCTTGATGCTGATGTGCTCCGAAAATCTTCGTGTTGGTGTGGTAACCGGACATATCCCTTTGAAAGAAGTAAGCGAAAAGGTGACGAAAGAGCAGATTGTTGCGAAGCTTCTGGCTATGGACAAGTCTTTGAGAGTCGACTTCACCTTACAGAAACCAAAAATTGCCGTTTTGGGCCTCAATCCTCATGCGGGAGATAATGGCTTGCTGGGCATGGAGGAAAAAGATGTGATTACTCCAGCCATCAACGAAGCAAATGAACAAGGCGTTTTTGCTTTCGGTCCTTATCCGGCTGATGGCTTTTTTGCCGGTAGCTCCTTCAAAAAGTTTGATGCTGTACTTGCCATGTATCACGATCAAGGTTTGATTCCTTTCAAATCTATTGCGGGAGAATACGGTGTGAACTACACAGCCGGACTGCCAATTGTACGCACTTCCCCTTCTCACGGAACTGCCTACGACATAGCTGGAAAAGGCGTAGCCAGCGAGCAAAGCTTCAGGCAAGCCATTTATATGGCATGCGACATATACAGAAACAGGACTGAAAACAGACAGCTCGCTGCAAATGCTCTGGAAGTGAGTAAAAAAGAATAG
- a CDS encoding DUF177 domain-containing protein produces the protein MKEYVIPIYGLKPGIHNYEFELNRSFFESFDSELLDNPNIRVKLLLEKTSNMIILNFTADGTGEVPCDRCGDTMELHLECADKVIVKYGEEKPADIDDIIVLLPNEHELDVSDRIYEMFVLNMPLKSTHESLEDCDQDALSRLSGNEGNEDDDIDPRWEALKKLK, from the coding sequence ATGAAGGAGTACGTAATACCCATTTACGGTTTAAAGCCGGGGATTCATAATTACGAATTTGAATTGAACCGATCGTTCTTTGAATCCTTCGATAGTGAACTGCTTGATAATCCGAATATTCGGGTTAAGCTATTACTTGAGAAGACATCAAACATGATCATACTTAATTTCACCGCCGATGGCACAGGTGAAGTTCCGTGTGATCGCTGCGGCGACACGATGGAGTTACATCTTGAGTGTGCCGATAAGGTAATTGTAAAGTACGGCGAAGAAAAACCAGCGGATATCGATGATATCATCGTTTTGTTGCCCAACGAGCATGAACTGGATGTCTCAGATCGAATTTACGAGATGTTTGTTTTGAATATGCCTCTCAAATCGACTCACGAATCACTAGAAGATTGCGACCAAGATGCACTCAGCAGATTGAGCGGAAATGAAGGAAACGAAGATGACGACATAGACCCACGATGGGAAGCATTAAAAAAATTGAAGTAA
- a CDS encoding leucyl aminopeptidase gives MPPIYKKLKNLSGKSPICFLGTTLPKSVADSITNDGEKSLKAGFHKGQKVRTISDGDLFLIQGAPLESGKNKSEQLRQFGASVWEELSRQRLKDVELAGEGASFVALGIALKDYRFEIYKKEGNPYSLERISILFASNEEIKELSGLTEAIFFSRDLVNEPANILTAKELAQRIVNAGKRVGYSVEVLGKARIKSLKMGGLLSVNQGSTKEPTFSIIEYKPKNAVNDKPIVLVGKGIVYDTGGLSLKPTANSMDIMKCDMGGAAAVAGAIHASALNNLPLHIIGLIPATDNQPGPDAYGPGDVITMYDGTQVEVMNTDAEGRLVMADALAYAKQYHPSLVMDLATLTGSSMRAIGNYAAATMGTADEKTKKILINAGFDSNERLVEFPLWDDYETDLHSDIADTRNLGPSPMADVIIAGKFLQKFTDYPWMHLDIAGPAFLPSSRGYLPKGATGFGVHLLYEFFKKLSA, from the coding sequence ATGCCTCCGATCTATAAAAAGCTAAAAAACTTATCCGGCAAAAGTCCTATTTGCTTTTTAGGAACAACACTTCCCAAGAGCGTAGCCGATAGTATTACAAATGATGGTGAAAAGTCCCTAAAGGCCGGGTTCCATAAAGGTCAAAAAGTAAGAACCATCTCTGATGGGGATCTTTTTCTGATCCAAGGAGCTCCTTTAGAATCCGGGAAAAATAAATCCGAACAACTGCGTCAATTCGGAGCATCCGTGTGGGAAGAATTATCCAGACAAAGGTTGAAGGATGTTGAGCTGGCAGGCGAAGGCGCCTCTTTCGTTGCCCTTGGTATAGCTCTTAAAGATTACCGATTTGAGATCTACAAAAAAGAAGGTAACCCCTACTCATTGGAGAGAATTTCGATTCTATTCGCTTCCAATGAAGAGATAAAAGAGTTGAGTGGCCTAACGGAAGCCATATTCTTCTCACGAGACTTGGTCAATGAACCAGCCAATATTCTCACGGCAAAAGAACTCGCCCAGCGCATTGTCAATGCCGGGAAAAGGGTTGGATACAGCGTTGAAGTATTAGGAAAGGCTCGTATCAAATCGCTCAAAATGGGTGGTTTACTTAGCGTAAATCAAGGTAGCACGAAAGAACCGACTTTCTCTATTATCGAGTACAAACCCAAAAATGCTGTCAACGACAAACCGATAGTTTTAGTCGGTAAAGGAATCGTTTATGATACCGGAGGTTTAAGTTTGAAGCCCACGGCCAATTCAATGGATATCATGAAATGTGACATGGGCGGAGCCGCAGCAGTAGCCGGAGCTATTCATGCAAGTGCATTAAATAACTTGCCTCTTCATATTATCGGGCTGATTCCAGCTACAGATAACCAACCCGGACCAGACGCTTACGGACCCGGCGACGTTATTACCATGTATGACGGAACTCAAGTTGAGGTGATGAATACCGATGCTGAAGGTCGCCTGGTGATGGCCGATGCTTTGGCTTATGCCAAGCAGTACCATCCATCTCTTGTAATGGATTTGGCTACGTTGACAGGATCCTCAATGCGCGCCATTGGAAATTATGCCGCCGCGACTATGGGAACAGCCGATGAAAAAACCAAAAAGATTTTGATCAATGCGGGTTTCGATTCAAACGAACGTTTGGTTGAATTTCCACTTTGGGATGATTATGAAACGGACTTACACAGCGATATAGCAGATACTCGAAATTTGGGACCATCTCCTATGGCCGACGTTATCATAGCGGGCAAGTTTCTGCAAAAATTTACTGACTATCCTTGGATGCACCTCGACATAGCCGGGCCTGCTTTTCTTCCCTCCTCAAGGGGATATTTGCCTAAAGGGGCAACTGGTTTCGGAGTGCATTTACTTTATGAATTCTTCAAAAAACTGAGCGCATGA